The Streptomyces sp. NBC_00775 genome includes the window GGTCGCGGGCGCGCTCGCCGACCGGTTCGGGAACCGGCCCTTCATGCTGGGCGGCCTGGTCCTCCAGGCGGTCGGACTCGGGCTGCTGGCCCGGCAGATCGAGCCGGGTGTCAGTTACGGGAGTCTGGTCGTGCCGCTGATCGTCGCGGGCATCGGCATCTCGATGGTCTTCCCCACGGTCGCGAACGCCGTGACCTCGTCGGTGCCGCCGGGCGACGCGGGAGTCGCGGCCGGCGTCAACAACGCGCTGCGCGAGTTGGGCGGGGTCTTCGGAGTCGCGGTCGCCGCGGCCGTGTTCACGCGGTACGGGGGCTACGGCTCGGCCGCGAGCTTCGTCGACGGCTGCGGGCCCGCGCTGTGGGTCTCGGCGGGGGCGGCCGCAGTGGGCGCACTGGTGGCGGCGCTCGCGCCGTCGCGCGCTCAGGCCCGGATGCCGGACGCGTCGTACGCCCCGGCTCAGCAGCAGGAGGTTTCCCGCGCCCGGGCCTAGGCCCTGTCGGCCTGGAAGTTGACACCTTCCGTCGCCCCGGCCTCAGAGGCCGACAATTCTCGCTCCGCGGTGCTCGAAGACCGCCAAATACCCGCTCACAAGGGCTTGTAGACGCCCGCTCACCTCTTTATAGTCGTAATGACTATTAGTCGTTCTGACTATTAATAGGGGGTGGGTGGGCGTGCTCGCACGGGAAGGCCGCGCGCCCGGGGGCAACACACCCGAGGGCTATGACAAGTACGCGTTCGAGCCCTTCGCCGTCACCGTCGACCTGGCCGTCCTCACGGTCCGGGCGGGCGCGCTTCAGGTGCTGCTCGTCGAGCGTGGACAGGAGCCGTACGCGGGCCGCTGGGCACTTCCCGGCGGCTTCGTGCTGCCGGACGAGTCCGCGGAGACCGCGGCCCGGCGCGAACTCGCCGAGGAGACAGGCCTGTCGGACATCTCCGGACTCCACCTGGAACAGCTGCGGACGTATACGGAACCCGAGCGCGACCCCAGGATGCGGGTCGTCTCCGTCGCGTACGCCGCGCTGCTCCCGGACCCTCCCGAGCCCCGCGGCGGCGGTGACGCGGCGCAGGCCCAGTGGCTGCGGTACAACGCGCTCGGTCCGCTCGCCTTCGACCACGACCGGATCCTCGCCGACGCCCACGAACGCGTCGGCGCCAAGCTCGAGTACACCTGTCTCGCCACGTCCTTCTGTCCGCCCGAGTTCACCCTCGGAGAGCTGCAGCAGGTCTACGAGACCGTGTGGGGCACCGCCCTCGACCGGCCCAACTTCCGGCGCAAGGTCCTCGCCACGCCGGGCTTCGTCGAACAGGTCCCCGGTGCCGCGCGCCTCACCGGAGGCCGCGGCAAACCCGCCGCGCTCTACCGGGCGGGCGGCGCCAAGGCCCTGTACCCACCCCTGCTGCGTCCCACCTCGGAAGGACGGCCCTCATGACCACCACGACGCTCGCCAAGCGCGCCGCCACCGGCTCTCTGCTCGGACTCGCGCTGGGCGACGCGCTCGGGTTCCCCACCGAGTTCAACTCCGTGCCGGCGATCCTCGCCAAGTGCGGGCCCTGGCGGCAGATGCGGCTGCCCAAGCCCGCCACGGTCACCGACGACACCCAGATGACGCTGGCGCTGGCGCGGGGGCTGCGCACCGCCATGGACCGCGGCCTGCTCGGCCCGCTGCGGATGGAAGGGCCGGTGCGCGAGGAGTTCGTGAACTGGTACCAGTCGCCCGACAACAACCGGGCGCCCGGCCGCACCTGCCTCGTCGCCTGCAACCTCCTCAAGAACGAGCAGCGCCGCTGGCAGGAGGCCAGCCAGATCGGCTCCAAGGGCTGCGGCGCCAACATGCGTGTGGCACCCGTCGGGCTCGTACGGGGGCTGAGCGACGAACAGCGGGCGGGCGCCGCGCAGTTCCAGGCCGCGCTCACGCATGGACACCCCACGGCGCTCGCCGCCTCCGACCTCACCGCGCACGCGATCTGGCTCCTCAGTCAGGGCGCCGAGCCGATGGGACTCGTCGGGATGCTGCGGTCGTACGCGTACGAGAACCGCCACCGGTACCACGCGCGCTGGCTCGGCGACCTGTGGACCTTCAGCGAACACCCCACGGCGGAGAGCTATATCGCGCACGGCTGGGACGAGTGCCTGACCGCGCTGGACGACCTCCGGCACGCCGTGCGCACCGCCTCGCCCGAGACCGACCCCTGCCTCGCCACCGGCGGGGGCTGGATCGCGGAGGAGGCGCTCGCCACCGGCCTCCTCTGCTTCCTGCTCTTCGTCGACGAACCCCTCACCGCGCTGCGCCGGGCCGCCTGCACCTCCGGCGACTCCGACTCGATCGCCTGCCTGACCGGCGCCTTCGCGGGCGCCCACCACGGCTCGGACGCCTGGCCGACGGAGTGGGCCGACCGCATCGAGTACCAGGGCGATCTCATGTCGCTGGGGGCGCTCTGGGACGCTTGAGGGATGACTGACGACGTCCTGGACATCGACCTCGCGGCCGTGGTGGCCGAACAGCCCGACCCGGTGCTGTTCGCCACCGTCTCCGGGGCGCACCTCTACGGCTTCCCCTCGCGTGACTCCGACGTCGACCTGCGGGGCGTCCACCTGCTGCCGACGGCCGAACTGGTCGGGCTGCGCGAGCCCGAGGAGACCCGGTCGCGGATGTGGGACCGGGACGGCGTCGAGATGGACCTCGTCACCCACGACCTGCGCAAGTTCGTACGGCTGATGCTGCGGCGCAACGGCTATGTGCTGGAGCAGCTGCTGTCGCCGCTCGTCGTGCACACCACCGACGCGCACCGCGAGCTGGCCGGCCTCGCTCCCGGTGTCCTCACCAGCCATCATGCCCACCACTACCGGGGGTTCGCGACGACGCAGTGGCGGCTCTTCGAGAAGACCGGCGAACTCAAGCCGCTGCTCTACACGTTCCGTGTGCTGCTCACCGGCATCCACCTGATGCGCAGCGGCGAGGTGCAGGCCGATCTGCCCACGCTGCTCGGGCAGATCGACGCTCCCGCGTATCTGCCGGACCTGATCGCCGCGAAGGCCGAGCAGGAGCACGGGGCCGCGGACGTAGCCCACGCGCGCGTGCAGGACGACGTGGAGCGGCTGCACGCCCTGCTGGACGAGGCGCAGGACGCCTCAGCGCTGCCGGACGCCCCCTCCGTGTACGACGCTCTGCACGCGTTCGTCATCAGGGTCCGCCTGGAGGGCTTCCGGGGCGGCCTGGAGGGCTGAGGTCCGGCGCACACGGATCAGGAAGTCCTCGACGCGGGCCTGGTCGGGCTCGGGTGGCAGGGGGCTTTTCGAAGCCGCCTCGTCCGCCTCCGCCGCCAGGCGGGACAGCCAGGTCTCGAACTCCGGCCAGGGGACCTCGCCCCGCTTCACCGCGAGCAGCGGCTCGCGCTGGTCGCCGACGTCGATCGTCAATGCGCCGGTGCGCAGCAGGTCGCGGGAGCTCATCAGGAGGCGCAGGAGGTGCATGGCGTGCTTCCAGCGGGGCGCGCCGTGCCGGCGTACGTCCGCTTCCAGCTTCTTGTGCTGGCCCAGCGCATAGCGGGCGAACGTGTCGTGCGCCTGGCGGGAGAGGAACGCCTCGCGGAGGGCGAGGAGTTCGCGGCCCGTGTCGTCGACGTACTCGACGAGAGGGGAGTGCAGGCACTCCAGGATGTTCGGGTTGGCGCGCAGCGCGAGGGCGCAGAAGCGCTCCAGCTCCCAGCTGAACTGCTCCTCCGCCGGACCCTCGACATGCGTCGGCGGCTTCTCGAAGCGCCAGAAGAGCGGCGTCGGGGCGAGGAACACGCCCCGACGGTCCGTATCGCTGCCATCCGTGGCCAGCCCGAAGGCGCGCGACCCCATCACGCAGGAGTAGATCGTGTGGTTGCGCACCAGGGACACCATGGACACCATGGGCGTCGGGGACACCAGGGGTAGCGGGGACTCGGAATGCATGTCCCGGAGCGTACGTGCCGCCTCACGCCAGGCGGATCGAATTTCCGTCCACCGTGATCTTCTCCGCGGGCAGCGGACGCGGCGCCGGACCGGCCTCCACCGCCGCGTCCTCGATGCTGTACTTGCTGCCGTGGCAGGGGCAGTTGATGGTGCCGCCCGAGACGGAGGTCACCGTGCAGCCCAGGTGCGTGCAGATCGCCGAGAAGGCCTTGAACTCGTCCTTCTTCGGCTGGGTGACCACGACCTTCTGCTCCTTGAAGATCTTGCCCCCGCCGACCGGGATGTCGCTCGTCGCGGCCAGCTCCTGACCGCTGGGGGCGGCCGCCGCGGACGGCGACGATGTCGACGAGTCGTTGCTGTCGC containing:
- a CDS encoding NUDIX hydrolase; the encoded protein is MLAREGRAPGGNTPEGYDKYAFEPFAVTVDLAVLTVRAGALQVLLVERGQEPYAGRWALPGGFVLPDESAETAARRELAEETGLSDISGLHLEQLRTYTEPERDPRMRVVSVAYAALLPDPPEPRGGGDAAQAQWLRYNALGPLAFDHDRILADAHERVGAKLEYTCLATSFCPPEFTLGELQQVYETVWGTALDRPNFRRKVLATPGFVEQVPGAARLTGGRGKPAALYRAGGAKALYPPLLRPTSEGRPS
- a CDS encoding ADP-ribosylglycohydrolase family protein; this encodes MTTTTLAKRAATGSLLGLALGDALGFPTEFNSVPAILAKCGPWRQMRLPKPATVTDDTQMTLALARGLRTAMDRGLLGPLRMEGPVREEFVNWYQSPDNNRAPGRTCLVACNLLKNEQRRWQEASQIGSKGCGANMRVAPVGLVRGLSDEQRAGAAQFQAALTHGHPTALAASDLTAHAIWLLSQGAEPMGLVGMLRSYAYENRHRYHARWLGDLWTFSEHPTAESYIAHGWDECLTALDDLRHAVRTASPETDPCLATGGGWIAEEALATGLLCFLLFVDEPLTALRRAACTSGDSDSIACLTGAFAGAHHGSDAWPTEWADRIEYQGDLMSLGALWDA
- a CDS encoding nucleotidyltransferase domain-containing protein, with protein sequence MTDDVLDIDLAAVVAEQPDPVLFATVSGAHLYGFPSRDSDVDLRGVHLLPTAELVGLREPEETRSRMWDRDGVEMDLVTHDLRKFVRLMLRRNGYVLEQLLSPLVVHTTDAHRELAGLAPGVLTSHHAHHYRGFATTQWRLFEKTGELKPLLYTFRVLLTGIHLMRSGEVQADLPTLLGQIDAPAYLPDLIAAKAEQEHGAADVAHARVQDDVERLHALLDEAQDASALPDAPSVYDALHAFVIRVRLEGFRGGLEG
- a CDS encoding nucleotidyltransferase domain-containing protein; translated protein: MHSESPLPLVSPTPMVSMVSLVRNHTIYSCVMGSRAFGLATDGSDTDRRGVFLAPTPLFWRFEKPPTHVEGPAEEQFSWELERFCALALRANPNILECLHSPLVEYVDDTGRELLALREAFLSRQAHDTFARYALGQHKKLEADVRRHGAPRWKHAMHLLRLLMSSRDLLRTGALTIDVGDQREPLLAVKRGEVPWPEFETWLSRLAAEADEAASKSPLPPEPDQARVEDFLIRVRRTSALQAAPEALQADPDDERVQSVVHGGGVRQR
- a CDS encoding Rieske (2Fe-2S) protein, which codes for MTNRSTRRTVLLATGTSALLAGCSSYGDSNDSSTSSPSAAAAPSGQELAATSDIPVGGGKIFKEQKVVVTQPKKDEFKAFSAICTHLGCTVTSVSGGTINCPCHGSKYSIEDAAVEAGPAPRPLPAEKITVDGNSIRLA